A stretch of Triticum aestivum cultivar Chinese Spring chromosome 1D, IWGSC CS RefSeq v2.1, whole genome shotgun sequence DNA encodes these proteins:
- the LOC123179442 gene encoding uncharacterized protein codes for MAMAALRCAAGRRLAGGGRLLQPVLSRPSPAAPGLGRPNLTQAFSSHGKEEAGREVLEQIQEKKEKLYDLILRHGYKRNDGSMCYSNVQLMHHLSAHIKPRPESIAWRYLRNVHSFYILWMCFSPGVSAYAIWNIYKAGGISKSAAQRRRELADNEWGKNLGAVQQGGDELRKKNCIDQGEEVVVC; via the exons ATGGCGATGGCGGCTCTCCGATGCGCCGCCGGAAGGAGGCTCGCCGGTGGCGGCCGCCTTCTACAGCCGGTGCTCAGCCGGCCTAGCCCCGCCGCTCCCGGCTTGGGCCGCCCGAATCTCACCCAG GCCTTCTCATCGCACGGGAAAGAAGAAGCCGGGAGGGAGGTCCTGGAGCAGAtccaggagaagaaggagaagctcTACGACCTCATCCTGCGCCACGGCTATAAGCGCAACGACGGCTCTATGTGCTACTCAAACGTCCAGCTCATGCATCATCTCTCCGCGCACATCAAACCTAGGCCCGAAAGCATCGCGTG GCGTTACCTTCGGAATGTGCATAGCTTCTATATTCTCTGGATGTGCTTCAGCCCTGGTGTAAGCGCCTACGCAATCTGGAATATCTACAAAGCGGGGGGCATTAGCAAATCCGCTGCTCAGCGCCGACGTGAGTTAGCCGACAACGAATGGGGAAAGAACTTGGGTGCTGTTCAACAGGGAGGAGACGAGCTGAGGAAGAAGAATTGCATCGATCAGGGGGAAGAAGTAGTTGTCTGCTAA